In Micrococcus luteus NCTC 2665, a single window of DNA contains:
- a CDS encoding peptidylprolyl isomerase → MANKTHTATIHTNHGDIVVELFGNHAPKTVKNFVGLATGEQEWTHPQTGEKNNGAPLYSGTVFHRIIKDFMIQGGDPLGMGIGGPGYQFGDEIHPELQFDRPYLLAMANAGPGTNGSQFFITSVPTGWLNGKHTIFGEVKDEASQKVVDELNAVATDPRDRPLEDVVIESIDIDEA, encoded by the coding sequence ATGGCGAACAAGACGCACACCGCGACCATCCACACGAACCACGGCGACATCGTCGTCGAGCTGTTCGGCAACCACGCCCCGAAGACCGTGAAGAACTTCGTGGGTCTCGCCACCGGCGAGCAGGAGTGGACCCACCCGCAGACCGGTGAGAAGAACAACGGCGCCCCGCTGTACTCCGGCACCGTGTTCCACCGCATCATCAAGGACTTCATGATCCAGGGCGGCGACCCGCTCGGCATGGGCATCGGCGGCCCCGGCTACCAGTTCGGCGACGAGATCCACCCCGAGCTGCAGTTCGACCGTCCCTACCTGCTGGCCATGGCCAACGCCGGCCCCGGCACCAACGGCTCGCAGTTCTTCATCACCTCCGTGCCCACCGGCTGGCTCAACGGCAAGCACACCATCTTCGGCGAGGTGAAGGACGAGGCCTCCCAGAAGGTCGTGGACGAGCTCAACGCCGTCGCCACCGATCCCCGTGACCGCCCGCTCGAGGACGTCGTCATCGAGTCCATCGACATCGACGAGGCCTGA
- a CDS encoding MBL fold metallo-hydrolase: protein MSTTLTLFGHSAVRLEKAGRRLAFDPGAFSDAAVLDGADAVLVTHGHPDHVVPEQLARALAGTEAHVWAPRDLTGPLAEAGLDAGRVHTAVPGETFEAAGFRVEVLGGEHAMIHAEVPRPVNVSYLVDGAVLHPGDSFTVPDADVEVLLLPAAAPWLRIADVVDQMRAIAATHTRPIHDGILSEDGKGVVDGVLSGLAEGVTDYRRLAPGEAWTF, encoded by the coding sequence ATGAGCACGACCCTGACCCTCTTCGGCCACTCGGCCGTCCGCCTCGAGAAGGCCGGTCGGCGCCTCGCGTTCGACCCCGGCGCGTTCAGCGACGCGGCGGTCCTGGACGGCGCGGACGCCGTCCTCGTGACGCACGGCCACCCGGACCACGTGGTCCCCGAGCAGCTGGCCCGGGCGCTGGCCGGCACGGAGGCGCACGTGTGGGCGCCACGGGACCTCACGGGGCCGCTGGCGGAGGCGGGGCTCGACGCCGGGCGCGTGCACACGGCCGTCCCCGGGGAGACGTTCGAGGCCGCCGGTTTCCGGGTGGAGGTGCTCGGCGGGGAGCACGCGATGATCCACGCCGAGGTGCCGCGCCCGGTGAACGTGTCCTACCTCGTGGACGGGGCCGTGCTGCACCCCGGCGACTCGTTCACGGTGCCGGACGCCGACGTCGAGGTGCTCCTGCTGCCCGCCGCCGCGCCGTGGCTGCGCATCGCGGACGTGGTGGACCAGATGCGGGCCATCGCGGCGACGCACACCCGCCCCATCCACGACGGCATCCTCAGCGAGGACGGCAAGGGCGTGGTGGACGGGGTGCTCTCGGGGCTCGCCGAGGGCGTGACCGACTACCGGCGTCTGGCCCCCGGGGAAGCCTGGACGTTCTGA
- a CDS encoding cell division protein CrgA has protein sequence MAAPAGKRKDSARRKREELEAARRSRSAVRTELGDVDPGPKPLSPVYKAVMFGLLILGLVWIIVYYLTQGLLPIVQIGGWNILVGFGIALVGFLMMSRWSE, from the coding sequence GTGGCAGCACCCGCCGGCAAGCGCAAGGACTCGGCCCGTCGGAAGCGCGAGGAGCTCGAGGCCGCGCGCCGCAGCCGCTCCGCCGTGCGGACGGAGCTCGGGGACGTGGACCCGGGTCCGAAACCCCTCTCCCCCGTGTACAAGGCCGTGATGTTCGGCCTGCTGATCCTCGGCCTTGTCTGGATCATCGTCTACTACCTGACCCAGGGCCTCCTCCCGATCGTGCAGATCGGCGGCTGGAACATCCTCGTGGGCTTCGGCATCGCGCTCGTCGGGTTCCTGATGATGTCCCGCTGGAGCGAATGA
- a CDS encoding anthranilate synthase component II has product MQSPEVSVLVVDNYDSFVYTLVGYLEQLGARTTVIRNDEVTPARALELAAEHTAVLISPGPGAPADAGVSLDLIRSAADGGRPLFGVCLGHQAIAEAFGATVTHAESLMHGKTSLVRHGEHPMFEGVLSPFTATRYHSLAAVRATVDEAVLEITAETEDGVVMGLAHRTAPLWGVQFHPESVLTEGGYRMLGNWLESVGLSGAAERGGRLSPLVRQD; this is encoded by the coding sequence GTGCAGAGCCCCGAGGTCTCCGTCCTCGTCGTCGACAACTACGACAGCTTCGTCTACACCCTGGTGGGCTACCTCGAGCAGCTCGGGGCCCGCACCACCGTGATCCGCAACGACGAGGTCACCCCCGCCCGCGCCCTCGAGCTCGCGGCCGAGCACACGGCGGTGCTCATCTCACCCGGGCCGGGCGCGCCCGCCGACGCCGGTGTCTCCCTCGACCTCATCCGCTCCGCCGCCGACGGCGGCCGCCCGCTCTTCGGGGTGTGCCTGGGGCACCAGGCCATCGCGGAGGCGTTCGGCGCCACCGTGACGCACGCGGAGTCCCTCATGCACGGCAAGACGTCCCTGGTCCGCCACGGCGAGCACCCCATGTTCGAGGGCGTCCTCTCGCCGTTCACCGCCACCCGCTACCACTCGCTGGCCGCCGTGCGGGCCACCGTGGACGAGGCGGTCCTGGAGATCACCGCCGAGACCGAGGACGGCGTCGTGATGGGACTGGCCCACCGCACCGCGCCCCTGTGGGGCGTGCAGTTCCACCCCGAGTCCGTGCTCACCGAGGGCGGCTACCGGATGCTCGGCAACTGGCTCGAGTCCGTGGGGCTCTCCGGGGCCGCCGAGCGCGGTGGCCGGCTCTCGCCCCTCGTCCGCCAGGACTGA
- a CDS encoding amphi-Trp domain-containing protein, whose product MGKDLFEHEQQQTLSREQAAARLRDLADQLSRQNEVRIEHGGRDVVVTVPDRVGLEVELEVEDDGDAELEITLSW is encoded by the coding sequence ATGGGCAAGGACCTCTTCGAGCACGAGCAGCAACAGACCCTCAGCCGCGAGCAGGCCGCCGCACGCCTGCGCGACCTCGCCGACCAGCTCTCCCGGCAGAACGAGGTGCGGATCGAGCACGGCGGCCGCGACGTCGTCGTCACCGTCCCGGACCGCGTGGGCCTCGAGGTGGAGCTCGAAGTCGAGGACGACGGCGACGCCGAGCTGGAGATCACCCTCAGCTGGTGA
- a CDS encoding protein kinase domain-containing protein — MDEQRTLNERYRIGELIGRGGMADVFRGEDLRLHRPVAVKLMRRDLARDPHFQARFRKEARSAASLNHPSIVSVYDTGEVSLEDGLHPVDCPFLVMELVSGRTLREILHAEGAVGPDRAVAWTRGVLEALEHAHEEGIVHRDVKPANVMVTDTGTVKVMDFGIAHALADTSATTSQTQAVVGTALYLAPEQATGRTVDSRADLYAAGCLLFELLTGRPPFTGDTPLAVAYQHVREEPPAPSDVDPDLPPAFDPVVLRALRKDPEDRFPTGTAFLAALEEAAADPHAGPGRHTSPLDAFPPALVGAGGAVLGAAAAEHGADVPMAAVPLTRPTPSVPAEPDAAQPQAANHAVAGAGLPGAASAAQLAAAAAMDGPRPVTVGQPVMPGAAATPRPEPQGDTPAPATATHRRVRRRLRRRTLLAAGAVLVALALVLTPWLAAALRTTVEVPAVVGLQQDEAVAALEDAGLVAIVSSAYMADAPDGTVTQSDPPTGTEVPRGAKVRIRVSRGKEGIALSDSLQGLSEDAARRELERLGLRVSSVQYQDDGRLERGLLARTDPAMGTHVPPGSSVVLHLSSGMVAVPDVVGMSAPDARRQLALSAPELRVRIQDEDGATTDTGTVVAQDPPAGVRVDNRSSLTLTASSWIAPTAEPSEPAPPSSEAPEPTPSASASPSPPPTESPEPSESAEPSPSPSASATPSPEPTTTETPSPTQSPSPTSAAPSEPTGQPPSTSPTATPVDPLPTLTPDPEPSIDPPPST, encoded by the coding sequence GTGGACGAGCAGAGGACCCTGAACGAGCGGTACCGGATCGGTGAGCTGATCGGGCGCGGCGGCATGGCGGACGTCTTCCGCGGGGAGGACCTGCGGCTGCACCGCCCGGTGGCGGTCAAGCTGATGCGCCGGGACCTGGCGCGCGATCCGCACTTCCAGGCGCGCTTCCGCAAGGAGGCGCGCTCGGCGGCCTCCCTGAACCACCCCTCGATCGTCTCCGTGTACGACACGGGCGAGGTCTCCCTCGAGGACGGCCTCCATCCGGTGGACTGCCCGTTCCTGGTGATGGAGCTCGTCTCCGGCCGGACGCTGCGGGAGATCCTGCACGCCGAGGGCGCCGTGGGCCCGGACCGCGCCGTGGCCTGGACCCGGGGCGTGCTGGAAGCGCTCGAGCACGCGCACGAGGAGGGCATCGTCCACCGCGACGTGAAGCCCGCGAACGTCATGGTCACGGACACGGGCACCGTGAAGGTGATGGACTTCGGGATCGCCCACGCGCTGGCAGACACCTCCGCCACCACGTCGCAGACCCAGGCCGTGGTGGGCACCGCCCTCTATCTGGCCCCGGAGCAGGCGACGGGCCGCACCGTGGACAGCCGCGCCGACCTCTACGCGGCCGGCTGCCTGCTGTTCGAGCTGCTCACGGGCCGGCCCCCCTTCACGGGCGACACGCCGCTGGCCGTGGCCTACCAGCACGTGCGCGAGGAGCCGCCGGCGCCCTCCGACGTCGACCCCGACCTGCCGCCCGCGTTCGACCCCGTGGTGCTGCGCGCCCTGCGCAAGGATCCGGAGGACCGGTTCCCCACGGGCACCGCGTTCCTCGCGGCCCTCGAGGAGGCCGCGGCGGATCCGCACGCCGGCCCCGGCCGTCACACCTCGCCGCTCGATGCCTTCCCTCCCGCCCTCGTCGGCGCGGGCGGCGCGGTGCTGGGCGCCGCGGCCGCGGAGCACGGGGCCGACGTGCCGATGGCCGCGGTCCCGCTGACCCGGCCGACGCCCTCCGTCCCGGCCGAGCCGGACGCCGCACAGCCCCAGGCGGCGAACCATGCCGTGGCGGGTGCGGGACTGCCCGGCGCCGCCTCCGCCGCGCAGCTTGCCGCCGCCGCCGCCATGGACGGCCCCCGCCCGGTGACGGTCGGCCAGCCGGTGATGCCCGGTGCGGCCGCGACGCCCCGGCCCGAACCGCAAGGGGACACGCCGGCGCCAGCGACGGCCACGCACCGTCGCGTCCGCCGGCGCCTCCGCCGGCGCACGCTCCTGGCGGCCGGCGCGGTCCTGGTCGCGCTGGCCCTGGTCCTGACGCCGTGGCTCGCGGCAGCCCTGCGCACCACCGTGGAGGTGCCCGCGGTGGTGGGGCTGCAGCAGGACGAGGCGGTCGCGGCGCTCGAGGACGCAGGTCTGGTGGCCATCGTCTCGTCCGCGTACATGGCCGACGCCCCGGACGGGACCGTCACCCAGAGCGACCCGCCGACGGGCACGGAGGTGCCCCGCGGGGCCAAGGTGCGGATACGAGTGTCCCGCGGCAAGGAGGGCATCGCGCTGTCCGACTCCCTGCAGGGGCTGTCCGAGGACGCGGCCCGCCGCGAGTTGGAACGCCTGGGCCTGCGCGTCTCCTCCGTGCAGTACCAGGACGACGGCCGACTCGAGCGCGGGCTGCTCGCCCGCACCGACCCCGCGATGGGCACGCACGTGCCGCCCGGCTCCTCCGTGGTGCTGCACCTGTCCAGCGGCATGGTCGCCGTGCCGGACGTGGTGGGGATGAGCGCTCCGGACGCTCGGCGTCAGCTGGCGCTGAGCGCCCCCGAGCTGCGCGTGCGGATCCAGGACGAGGACGGCGCGACCACCGACACGGGCACGGTCGTGGCCCAGGATCCGCCCGCCGGCGTCCGCGTGGACAACCGTTCCTCCCTGACCCTGACCGCTTCCTCGTGGATCGCGCCCACGGCCGAGCCCTCCGAGCCGGCCCCGCCATCCAGCGAGGCGCCCGAGCCCACGCCGTCGGCGTCCGCATCACCGAGCCCCCCGCCGACGGAGAGCCCCGAGCCCTCCGAGAGCGCGGAGCCGTCACCCTCGCCGTCCGCCTCGGCCACGCCCAGCCCCGAGCCGACGACGACCGAGACGCCGTCGCCGACGCAGAGCCCGTCACCGACGTCGGCGGCCCCGTCGGAGCCGACCGGGCAGCCGCCGAGCACGTCGCCCACCGCGACGCCGGTGGACCCGCTGCCGACGCTGACGCCGGACCCCGAGCCCTCGATCGACCCGCCGCCGTCCACCTGA
- a CDS encoding rhomboid family intramembrane serine protease, translating to MSTTPSDPHGPDSADGTPPVCPRHPGRAAYVRCAVCRRPACLDCQRPGSAAGPVCVDCASGVVAGPAPTVAPAGAAASVPVRRRTGFAASPVTWILLAVTAVVYAAQWMTRDQASGVTEALWYAGLYTSPYGMEPWRMASYALVHDVSGPTHLLLNMLALWVIGRVLEPALGWWRFLALYVLSAVGGAVFALWVSDPLQPVVGASGAVYGMFAALFLLTRVRGGQVRSIAVLIGLNLVFSFLLPGVAWQVHVGGLLTGAVVAVVFSLAGGLRPGRARVPSVGAQAAGLVVVAAALAALTVLGAARVTVAGLLG from the coding sequence GTGAGCACCACCCCCTCTGACCCGCACGGCCCGGACTCCGCGGACGGCACACCCCCGGTGTGCCCGCGGCATCCGGGCCGTGCCGCGTATGTGCGCTGCGCCGTCTGCCGGCGCCCCGCGTGCCTCGACTGCCAGCGTCCCGGCTCCGCGGCCGGACCGGTCTGCGTGGACTGTGCGTCCGGCGTCGTGGCCGGCCCTGCTCCGACGGTGGCCCCCGCCGGCGCCGCCGCGTCGGTCCCGGTCCGACGGCGGACGGGCTTCGCCGCCTCGCCCGTCACCTGGATCCTGCTGGCGGTCACGGCGGTGGTCTACGCGGCGCAGTGGATGACCCGGGACCAGGCGTCCGGCGTGACCGAGGCGCTCTGGTACGCCGGGCTCTACACGTCCCCGTACGGCATGGAGCCGTGGCGGATGGCCTCCTACGCGCTCGTGCACGACGTCTCCGGTCCCACGCACCTGCTGCTGAACATGCTCGCGCTGTGGGTGATCGGGCGCGTGCTCGAGCCCGCGCTGGGCTGGTGGCGGTTCCTCGCCCTCTACGTGCTCTCCGCCGTGGGCGGTGCGGTGTTCGCGCTGTGGGTCTCGGACCCGCTGCAGCCCGTCGTCGGGGCGTCCGGCGCCGTGTACGGCATGTTCGCGGCCCTGTTCCTGCTCACCCGGGTGCGGGGCGGGCAGGTGCGCTCGATCGCCGTGCTGATCGGCCTGAACCTCGTGTTCTCGTTCCTGCTGCCCGGGGTGGCCTGGCAGGTGCACGTGGGCGGGCTGCTGACGGGCGCCGTCGTCGCCGTCGTGTTCTCCCTGGCCGGCGGGCTGCGCCCCGGGCGGGCGCGTGTGCCGTCCGTGGGCGCCCAGGCGGCCGGCCTCGTGGTCGTGGCGGCGGCGCTGGCGGCACTCACGGTGCTCGGCGCCGCACGGGTCACGGTGGCCGGCCTGCTGGGCTAG
- a CDS encoding general stress protein, protein MTSPEAPRNNPPEQDASELSFTNDPRWKQTIARFSDYASAQAAVDRLSDAGFPVERVAIVGLDVRVVEHVLGRLTGGKAALRGAATGAWFGVLLGLLFGLFAPGFGWLAIMIISVVSGAVWGALLSFLGHLATGGRRDFDSLQTLEAGHYEVQVEAPYAAEAARLLADQTAHPGD, encoded by the coding sequence ATGACCAGCCCCGAGGCCCCTCGCAACAACCCTCCGGAACAGGACGCTAGTGAGCTCTCGTTCACCAATGACCCCCGCTGGAAACAGACGATCGCGCGGTTCTCTGACTACGCCAGCGCGCAGGCAGCGGTTGACCGTCTTTCCGACGCCGGCTTCCCCGTGGAACGAGTGGCGATCGTGGGGCTCGACGTTCGTGTTGTCGAGCACGTACTCGGTCGCTTGACAGGAGGAAAGGCTGCGCTACGGGGCGCAGCCACTGGAGCGTGGTTCGGTGTTCTGCTAGGCCTGCTGTTCGGGCTGTTCGCCCCCGGATTCGGTTGGCTGGCCATCATGATCATCTCGGTCGTCTCTGGCGCAGTTTGGGGCGCTTTGCTTTCCTTCCTTGGACACCTGGCTACGGGCGGCCGACGGGACTTCGACTCACTGCAGACCCTTGAGGCGGGCCACTACGAGGTCCAAGTGGAAGCACCATACGCTGCGGAGGCCGCTCGTCTCCTCGCGGACCAGACCGCCCACCCCGGAGACTGA
- a CDS encoding queuosine precursor transporter: protein MNTTIHAPSPDRPASGQGTPAYARVPASYYDIFVGVFIALLILSGVTAAKLFYGPTVPVISDLFYDGGPLIFDGGAFLFPFAYIVGDILAEVYGWRRARRAIVLGFAMLVLAALTYTVVSWTTPVEGFEVWDRALAPMPRITVAGVVAFLVGSLLNASIVVRLKERMKERHVAFRLILSTVVGQFFDTLIFCTIAYAGTISLLELANYTVTGFAYKTLVEILLVPVTLLVIRALKRREPTYRAPGFEIHRDDDPALTPAASR from the coding sequence GTGAACACCACCATCCACGCCCCGTCCCCCGACCGACCCGCCTCTGGGCAGGGCACTCCGGCCTACGCCCGGGTGCCCGCGAGCTACTACGACATCTTCGTGGGCGTCTTCATCGCCCTCCTCATCCTCTCCGGCGTCACCGCGGCCAAGCTCTTCTACGGCCCCACCGTCCCGGTCATCTCGGACCTCTTCTACGACGGCGGCCCCCTCATCTTCGACGGCGGCGCCTTCCTGTTCCCGTTCGCGTACATCGTCGGCGACATCCTCGCCGAGGTGTACGGCTGGCGCCGGGCCCGCCGCGCCATCGTCCTCGGCTTCGCGATGCTCGTGCTCGCCGCCCTCACCTACACGGTGGTCTCCTGGACCACGCCCGTCGAGGGCTTCGAGGTCTGGGACCGGGCCCTCGCCCCGATGCCGCGGATCACCGTGGCCGGCGTCGTCGCGTTCCTCGTGGGCTCCCTGCTCAACGCGTCCATCGTGGTCCGCCTCAAGGAGCGCATGAAGGAACGGCACGTGGCCTTCCGGCTCATCCTCTCCACCGTGGTCGGCCAGTTCTTCGACACCCTGATCTTCTGCACCATCGCCTACGCCGGCACCATCTCGCTGCTGGAACTGGCGAACTACACGGTGACCGGCTTCGCGTACAAGACGCTCGTGGAGATCCTCCTCGTGCCGGTGACCCTGCTCGTCATCCGCGCCCTCAAGCGCCGGGAGCCCACCTACCGGGCCCCTGGTTTCGAGATCCACCGCGACGACGATCCCGCCCTCACCCCGGCCGCGTCCCGCTGA